A stretch of DNA from Vicia villosa cultivar HV-30 ecotype Madison, WI unplaced genomic scaffold, Vvil1.0 ctg.004348F_1_1, whole genome shotgun sequence:
attattatttttattagattctttaataataaatgcttaaaataaattaatttaaactttagttcaattttaatttttttcttgtatATAATTAACATATTTAGTtctttctaattaatttttttttaattttctttaatcaCTAAAAAGACTGAAAacaatctttttttatttttataaattgattaacttaacttagttttttttaggtaaataataTAATCGATTTAATACCTTagaattaggttaatttaattaGGTTTCTAATTAACAAGCATTTACTAATTCTTCGATTCTTCTTCTCGTCTCTAATTCCACTGAATGGCGCGTGTTTGTTTAATTTCGGccctttatttaattattcatttatttaaatattagcaATCGATGTATAGGTCACATGGGtattttttgtaatagcgtagatttatgtttccgcatttactttccgcacattATAACTACTACTAttatctgtttagatgtatggtttaggattgtatgacaagataaaatcaatcgctagctaaccTTAATTCAAGATAATATCTCTGAACATAACACACtttactgttcacacactcacctctagggtttcccctctcagttgccttctcgatcaaatagtcaagtcccttcgagcgtagggataccttagcacttGCTGCCTACGATTCGAAATCATCATTGTCCCgccgatttaaagatcatagtcccttcgatgtcgcctttcggtataaatgatcttgtccctcgattaaatggtgatagtcccttcgatggctAAGGTACACCTacatgttgcctttatgactattcccatctcataggacttcttaccctctttatggtatggatagtctctatgacgattcgatgacccttcgatgacccgcacatccaatgtataggactacctaccctcaactggtatggatagtactatcgcccaaggaaagccttaatgaataggaaagaccttacgaacttagggtaggaactcttaagtgcttgctcacaatcaattcaaacaaaaacaaatacttttcacaccatgttttttaacattgtctttttagacattttcaaaacaaaagtgtttttctaaacacacactactttttcaaacaaatcaaacatttcaaacaaaagtgagctaagcaactaagagcccgtagataactacggatgaaaagggtgcttacaccttcccttttcataacctaccccccgaactcaatctctttttttaaagaaggtctttcctgttcttttatacctttcctaattggctaaaataaaagtcggtggcgactcattctcaccgcaacattgttgcttatataaaaaaaataaaaagtcagttcaccgtattacagaacgtaatcataaaactgatgcacgcacgtcttaaagagacgtttgagaggaaatgacgtcagcaaataatgatgattacggctaaggggAGAAGAAACGTCAATTCTAGGGCTGCGAAGGGCAATCGAGCCACGTGAGGCATTCATTAAGGTTACTGTggaataaaaagaaatatattgaaaatattttgaagtatTGCCAAATATTACCATTGGTCAGCTCAGAGCGAAATGTGAAAAGACGAGTTCTGCATACATATATTCTGAAATTGAGCGATTACAAACAAAGGGATTTACGCCACAAAAAGTTATACAAAGTTCGAAGAAAATTAACTGAAATTCCTAGGAAGGCTATCTttgatcttcgaatactgagcctcccacgaagacatacgaagctcaagcaATGCTCGTTGCTTCTTtaactcttcgatctctggcaccaaTTTCTGCGCAGCTTCGAAGTGTTGGATACCTAGTCGCGCTACTTcagctatttcttgatcattggTTTGTCGAATGGTTGCTTGGCGAGATTCAGCTTACTGTATCTTCTCTTCGAGTTTCTTAATCTCTTGCTTCCACGATTGTATATTTTCCTCACACTTATCatattcttcttggttcttcaaacaTTCTAACCTAAGAGCATCACCCTTGTTGGTTGCCTTAGtggcagctttccatgaagaactatgagaagccatTTTTGCAGCAAGCTGCTCATTAACATCGTTCTGTCGAAGAATGTTAGACTGAAGTTGGTCGATTAAAGAGCCCAGAAGTACAATTACATCTAGACCTCTTTCGAAaccagaagtaaatccactttcttcaagagTTGCTTCAAGCCATGACATCTCGTGGAATCCTTACTTAAGATTTCGACGAGGTTCGTTTCGAAGAAATTCTCCTTTATTTGATGAAGGAGGCCAGGGGTGTCCTCTTTGTCTCCAGACTTGGTCTGAACAGTTGGAGAAGCTTCAGACGCAAGAGCTGAAGTACTATCAATGTTCATCATGGTTTTAAGaaaactgagaggatcagtttgcctaagttgctccaattctgaagaAGTAGGTATGGCTGGGGCAGGCATTGGAGTAGTTTCAGGAATAACTACAGTTTCGAAATTTGAATTTCCACAGAGGTCAGTTTCGATCAATTTGGAGGTTTCTTCCACGACGCCTTGATTAGATACGGTGTCCTCGCTCCCAGTCGATGGTACAGCTGCATTATCTTCGCCTGAGAATTGGTCCTCCTCACCCATGTTTGCGTCTTTGCGagtaggaggagaatcatcagtcgAATGGCTTCCTTCAACAGAGGATACAGTAATTGTAGTGGCAAGAGGGGGAGCATCTTCAAGGACTGGTGAAAGTATATGAGAGGTGTGTTGAGGGACATCTgcaaaaatgaacaaatatggTTAATTGTGATGTAAGAGTTGCAAGAAAATCATTCGACATAAGCAAAAGACTTCTTTTGCTGAAGATTACCAAGGTGAATGGCAGCGTTGAAGGAGTTGAAATCAGAAGTAGCTGTTCCAATATCATCCTGCAATCATAAGGTGACGTTAACTTAATCATTCGAAATAAAATTTATAGAAATGATTATGTTGTAAAGCCTAGATACCTTAGCTGTATTAGTAGCTGGACTTGAATTGTGGCTTTCCATCACGAGAGCATTACTAGTGGTTTTTAAAGGCGATTCTTCAGAAGACACCTTATCACTCGAAGAAGTGATCTTCGAAGACCCATGTCCTTTCCCTTTGCCCACAGGTGTGGTGCCTTTTTGTCTCTTTTTATGCCCTTGCCTGGTACGAGGGGGAGACTTGTCTTCCTCATCCGAAGCAACGTCTGGAGTAGTAGTTGGAAGAACTTTTCGCTTCAAAGGCattggaggcttcgaactctgaaaaatGAAAAGGAGAAAAATAAGCGCTATTCGTAAGACATGCAAGTTGGAATATGAAATGTGTGTGTACCGTGGGTTTCGCGTCAGTCGTAATAGAATCGCTCCCACTTGGCTTATTGCTCTTCGAGGCCTCAGAATCTTTCTGCGCAGCAGTTGCTTTAACCTTTCTCTTGTGAGCAACAGCTGTAACAAAGATTGGAATTATTATCTCgataagagaaagaagagtcagtcTAAAGATTAACTATACCCaaaccttcgggtattggagtcaagacacgaacgtgttcaagatctatatggagatgccctttgaaagtatccagggtatgcttagtcgggaccactcgttcagcgcgttttttggtactctcttgaagaattttgagagcattcccacacacgaaccagtttgggaaaggaggacttaaagccacaccaaaatcagcacttggtagtgggggaattttggaggattaagtttaaatgccacttcataacgtagttctggtcgaacagacgggggcaatttcaacttatccagttttgcagaaaacttttcacgtaaaataacagcagcttcgcgaacggtccgactaagatcatcaggcctgtaaatagtttcaaagaacttttgaaaagcttggatttctttaatgtgagtgGAGGTACCTTTGTGGAATTTATCCTGCACAGCagtaaaagcttcagttagttctcgggtaaggccttcgacatcatagatttgtgtggtataataatctgaccaccattgttgaaaatctggagtgGAATAGAAAAAAGGAGCGAAAGAGATAGGAGAAAGGGTGAAAACATCAGTATATCTGGCTATCTTCGTATCACATTCATCTTCAGTTAGGTATAAGGTACGGAagcacatgtggttccttttgtcatacagacACTTGGGCTTCACTtggaccaacccaaactgtctcgacacAAGATTTGGCTGATAATAAacgagaatacattgacctttggaaggtcggaggcggtgatagaataacctcggggtaagaaaagcttcccaaatagccaAAGATTCAGTTTGATGGTCCGAAGATGTTGCAggaaactctcgagtaaaccatttagGACCTACAACTCTTCGTACAAATGGAGCCATTGAATAACTGAACTggtaacgtttagcaaacatcattacATACGCTAAGAAATGTTCACGAagtttcccagtttcttctttcggGGTCAACAAGGACAATCTAGTCCCTTCGACAGATCGATTTttgatttctggaacttcttcgttGACGACGCCCCGGaatgggaggtgagcttcgaaggtgggattaagccacagttgtaataaccagaagggaccagcaaAAAGGAGAGATCCTGTTGTGTAATTCTTTACAAGATCTACAGCTTCACCAAGGTTTtcgtaaagaaatcctagaatcaaTTGGCTCAGGTTCAGTTTCTTACCATCAtgtaactgattagccatgcaaagatatcttttcgctacttgtatggacctggagcagaaaacacacctcgaaagccataatgccaggaaagcaatatgttctacgTCAGAGACTGTGGCATTTGCCTGATCATGATATTGCTGGATGAAAGCAGTATAAGTAACCGTAGCTTCGTTGAAGTTAATGGTATCAACATCCAAGACATTAGGATCAAAGGTTTCGCCAGTCGctcgaagccctgtgatggcagctacatcgaaaagggttggagtaatcattccacatggaaggtgaaaggtattgtgagaagcgtcccagaaatggactgatgctactaacatagtttggttatactctaaaccagtcttggacaattgaattaggtcataaatccctaactcTTGCCAGAAAGAAGCCTTCTGTTTCTCCACTTTGGCTAACCAAGAATAGTAcagttcaggatcttttgctaaagggattgacctaaaaaccttcacaaaattggttacgtaATCTAACCTAATTCTCTCTAAGGCTACGGGAGGCGCAGTCGAAGCCCCTTCTGCAGGGTTAGAATCCTCTGAGATTGGATTACCTTCATCGTCTATTTTAATCTTGCTAACCagaggcctagtcttataatacgcaggaaagaatttatttgaTGAACTATTTTCTCCTGGTAACGGGCCCATGAAAGcataagtttttccagaaagctcaaaagggatgattacctgagatgCGTAAATGGCGCGTTCCTCCGCAGTATTCGGAATTGGTATGTATTCTTGGTTCCCCATTTGCAtaggtttctgaagcttcagaactggttggagagcatttgaagaagacgccattgaaAGATGTTTGATTTGAGGAAGAAGTTTGGAG
This window harbors:
- the LOC131641989 gene encoding uncharacterized protein LOC131641989, whose translation is MASSSNALQPVLKLQKPMQMGNQEYIPIPNTAEERAIYASQVIIPFELSGKTYAFMGPLPGENSSSNKFFPAYYKTRPLVSKIKIDDEGNPISEDSNPAEGASTAPPVALERIRLDYVTNFVKVFRSIPLAKDPELYYSWLAKVEKQKASFWQELGIYDLIQLSKTGLEYNQTMLVASVHFWDASHNTFHLPCGMITPTLFDVAAITGLRATGETFDPNVLDVDTINFNEATVTYTAFIQQYHDQANATVSDVEHIAFLALWLSRCVFCSRSIQVAKRYLCMANQLHDGKKLNLSQLILGFLYENLGEAVDLVKNYTTGSLLFAGPFWLLQLWLNPTFEAHLPFRGVVNEEVPEIKNRSVEGTRLSLLTPKEETGKLREHFLAYVMMFAKRYQFSYSMAPFVRRVVGPKWFTREFPATSSDHQTESLAIWEAFLTPRLFYHRLRPSKGQCILVYYQPNLVSRQFGLVQVKPKCLYDKRNHMCFRTLYLTEDECDTKIARYTDVFTLSPISFAPFFYSTPDFQQWWSDYYTTQIYDVEGLTRELTEAFTAVQDKFHKGTSTHIKEIQAFQKFFETIYRPDDLSRTVREAAVILREKFSAKLDKLKLPPSVRPELRYEVAFKLNPPKFPHYQVLILVWL